The following coding sequences lie in one Mesorhizobium sp. NZP2298 genomic window:
- a CDS encoding DUF262 domain-containing protein: MSQLQVMDINIPGVLKKLRTKEWLIPQFQREFVWNNAQVIALANSVIDARPVGMVTLWEQSADAPLPLEPISIADWDPKENATGQKTYADDCPVPGRYYAILDGRQRSTALALTFGGLRASSAIYRHAGGYFLDVTATEDSERVKFVPQKEMVKRNLHTHAGAIGNGYFPLGTDDPNAMMGQWMVYLQDINKAEYYPGGVLPQEEELKRRNAALSKAFSGIFNTKMAVYIVPPTYDLAQICEIFDTLNTTGTKVSTIDLIHSGLFNDTVGDAGGALLLRDEIDAMGELDGAVGWSSSTGRPELIAQFVAAIHVALDAKPEPKRIGGAKDTRITSVKSSDLLAIPSAFWRKVIENNLTFASFIGGFQNTVAGGRFTMAQCPYPASAAIYVALRWHLEFEGGAATHWTVADLDRLYGAFFWRNVFHSRYDQGFLTQIGTDLREMKAFLSKKQLGVDEMDWRKQANEWLDFNVGTRPGPIDIFEVVSDGGEKGALRRAALLLLHARADRDVISAELSIALEGGMMDLHHIYPKDWCKNNAGGVAKDVLDRERAGRDWVNSAANLMPMHRQTNNEWRKQSPATFLHGKADFDSHPNLWTRYYINRDAYDLLLLGEDGVAEFWKKRAGAMAEDIYSRTTA, from the coding sequence GGCTCATCCCGCAATTTCAGCGTGAGTTCGTTTGGAACAACGCGCAGGTGATCGCCCTGGCCAATTCGGTAATAGACGCACGCCCGGTTGGCATGGTCACACTGTGGGAGCAAAGTGCCGACGCACCTCTTCCCCTAGAGCCAATCTCGATTGCGGATTGGGATCCGAAGGAGAACGCGACCGGACAGAAGACCTACGCGGACGATTGCCCGGTGCCAGGAAGATATTATGCGATCCTTGATGGTCGACAACGTTCGACCGCTCTGGCCTTAACCTTTGGGGGGTTGCGGGCATCGTCTGCGATTTATCGTCATGCCGGCGGCTATTTCCTTGATGTCACTGCGACGGAAGATAGCGAACGCGTGAAATTCGTGCCCCAGAAAGAGATGGTAAAACGCAACCTGCACACTCACGCTGGAGCGATTGGGAACGGGTACTTTCCCCTTGGGACTGACGACCCCAACGCCATGATGGGTCAATGGATGGTTTACCTCCAGGACATCAACAAGGCAGAGTACTATCCCGGCGGCGTACTACCCCAAGAAGAGGAGTTGAAGCGCCGGAATGCAGCGCTCAGCAAGGCATTCTCTGGCATCTTCAACACCAAGATGGCAGTCTACATCGTGCCACCGACCTACGACCTTGCGCAGATCTGCGAGATCTTCGATACACTGAACACGACTGGCACTAAGGTGTCGACGATAGATCTAATTCATAGCGGCCTTTTCAATGACACGGTTGGGGACGCTGGTGGCGCTTTGCTGCTCCGCGACGAAATCGACGCCATGGGTGAACTCGACGGAGCGGTCGGTTGGTCGTCCTCGACTGGCCGCCCAGAGTTGATTGCCCAATTCGTCGCCGCCATCCATGTGGCGCTCGACGCGAAGCCTGAACCCAAGCGTATCGGCGGCGCCAAGGACACGCGGATCACCAGTGTAAAGTCGAGCGACCTCTTGGCTATCCCCAGCGCATTCTGGCGCAAGGTCATCGAGAACAATTTGACGTTCGCGTCCTTTATCGGAGGTTTTCAGAATACGGTTGCCGGAGGGCGCTTCACCATGGCCCAATGTCCCTACCCAGCGAGTGCTGCTATCTACGTCGCCCTACGCTGGCACCTCGAGTTCGAGGGCGGCGCTGCGACACATTGGACGGTTGCCGACCTCGACCGACTGTATGGAGCGTTCTTTTGGCGCAACGTGTTTCATTCACGTTACGATCAGGGGTTCCTGACGCAAATCGGTACCGACTTGCGTGAGATGAAAGCGTTCCTCAGCAAGAAGCAACTCGGCGTAGATGAAATGGATTGGCGCAAGCAGGCGAACGAGTGGCTAGACTTCAATGTCGGCACTCGCCCCGGTCCGATTGATATCTTCGAAGTGGTCTCAGATGGCGGCGAAAAGGGAGCCTTGAGACGCGCGGCGTTATTGCTTCTACATGCTCGGGCTGACCGTGATGTGATCTCGGCTGAATTAAGTATCGCGCTTGAGGGCGGTATGATGGACCTGCATCACATATATCCGAAGGATTGGTGCAAGAACAATGCTGGCGGCGTTGCCAAGGATGTGCTCGATCGCGAAAGGGCCGGTCGCGACTGGGTCAATTCCGCGGCCAACCTAATGCCGATGCATCGCCAGACGAATAATGAGTGGCGCAAGCAATCTCCCGCAACCTTCCTGCACGGAAAAGCCGACTTCGACAGTCATCCTAATCTTTGGACGCGCTATTACATCAACCGTGATGCCTATGATCTCCTCCTGCTCGGTGAGGACGGCGTCGCCGAATTTTGGAAAAAGCGAGCGGGCGCAATGGCCGAGGATATCTATAGCCGCACCACGGCCTGA
- a CDS encoding TniB family NTP-binding protein — protein sequence MFNDDDDNQQRLDNALSRLRTSMSGQARERADRIAFINSLYIGTKRDDKLNELVDLLVGNAAGAAHGEPGKRRALFVIGESGSGKSTAIRHLIANRIEFRPYDDGSGQTIRPMLSFDAPSPLTLKLLAKVGIEATGYPIFGRLQENEAWDLFKQRLQGSSVLFLHIDEMQHAVKGNNPTKLQHLADTVKSLLQIRDWPLHIILSGVPSVIDFLDHDDQLKNRSMVMEFAPQTKAAAETVSAVVQRIVEKHAGMRLSKNASDEEFVFRLIHATNGAFGTIIQVVRAAVEHVMMHATDKDGEPVPEVVSLNSFAEVYSAFTGCVPAQNVFKVKQWDIIVPSNALARMLKKREWDRKVGISGGVK from the coding sequence ATGTTCAACGACGACGACGACAACCAGCAACGCCTTGACAATGCTCTGTCGAGGCTTCGGACCTCGATGTCAGGTCAGGCGCGGGAGCGTGCCGACCGCATCGCTTTCATCAACTCCCTGTACATCGGCACGAAGCGAGACGACAAGCTAAACGAGCTTGTCGATCTGCTCGTTGGCAACGCAGCCGGGGCGGCTCACGGAGAGCCGGGGAAGCGGCGTGCCCTATTCGTCATCGGCGAGTCCGGCTCGGGCAAGTCGACCGCGATCCGCCACCTGATCGCCAACCGGATCGAGTTCCGACCCTACGATGACGGCTCGGGCCAGACCATCAGGCCGATGCTGTCGTTCGACGCGCCCAGCCCGCTGACCCTGAAGCTCCTCGCCAAGGTGGGAATCGAGGCGACCGGATATCCCATCTTCGGCAGGCTCCAGGAGAACGAGGCCTGGGACCTGTTCAAGCAGCGGCTGCAGGGGAGCAGCGTCCTGTTCCTCCATATTGACGAGATGCAGCACGCCGTGAAAGGCAACAACCCGACGAAGCTCCAGCATCTCGCCGACACGGTGAAGAGCCTCCTCCAGATTCGAGACTGGCCCCTTCACATCATCCTGTCGGGCGTGCCAAGCGTCATCGATTTCCTCGATCATGATGACCAGCTGAAGAACCGCAGCATGGTGATGGAGTTTGCGCCCCAGACGAAGGCAGCCGCGGAAACTGTTAGCGCGGTCGTGCAACGGATCGTGGAGAAGCATGCCGGGATGCGGCTGTCCAAGAACGCCAGCGACGAAGAATTTGTCTTCCGCCTCATCCACGCCACGAACGGTGCTTTTGGGACCATCATCCAGGTGGTCCGCGCGGCCGTCGAACATGTCATGATGCATGCGACAGACAAGGACGGTGAGCCCGTTCCCGAGGTCGTGTCCCTGAACAGCTTCGCTGAGGTCTATTCAGCCTTCACCGGATGCGTTCCGGCGCAGAACGTATTCAAGGTGAAGCAATGGGACATCATTGTCCCGTCAAACGCGCTAGCCAGGATGCTAAAGAAGAGAGAGTGGGACAGGAAGGTCGGCATCTCGGGAGGCGTGAAATGA
- a CDS encoding pyridoxamine 5'-phosphate oxidase family protein translates to MDAEIRDKIQTLLDQHRIMTVATLRADGWPQATTVGYVNDGLSLYFLCGLDSQKAENLARDDRLSLTIDHDAPQVVEITGLSMAARAQPVTDKAEAEKVLRMMPMKYPPQASMPFAMPTPEQVRIFRVVPSVISVLDYSKGFGHTDLVTF, encoded by the coding sequence ATGGACGCAGAGATCAGAGACAAGATTCAAACGCTCCTTGATCAGCACCGCATCATGACGGTCGCAACACTGAGGGCGGATGGCTGGCCTCAGGCGACGACCGTGGGTTACGTCAATGACGGCCTTTCCCTCTATTTTCTTTGCGGGCTCGACAGCCAGAAGGCGGAGAATCTGGCGCGGGACGATCGCCTGTCGCTGACCATCGATCACGACGCGCCTCAGGTAGTGGAGATCACTGGCCTTTCCATGGCGGCACGGGCACAGCCGGTCACAGACAAGGCCGAGGCCGAGAAGGTTCTGAGGATGATGCCGATGAAATATCCGCCACAAGCCTCGATGCCATTCGCGATGCCGACGCCGGAGCAGGTGCGCATCTTCCGTGTGGTGCCTTCAGTCATCTCCGTGCTCGACTACTCGAAAGGTTTCGGCCACACGGATCTCGTGACCTTTTGA
- a CDS encoding AlbA family DNA-binding domain-containing protein → MPLLCPIAARALIAPTETTLLALLEEYGLDTGTGLLVSLTKLQVDLGAFAIACEPQIGVGNLEDIRVLSVVSVESVESVLKVIAGGERSDIEFKSSMLLDVRRYRTEPGEPLEAYKLEAVTRTMMKSIAAFCNTGGGTLFVGIEDDTSVCGLVEDFVLANPNRGDFDGWDQYLRGQLESRFYDGKAVANYVRVVPLETGGKTFVRIQVADRANLTFLKKAGGGAELFVRSGTRSIPIEFQELEKLYSIKRQF, encoded by the coding sequence ATGCCCCTTCTTTGCCCGATCGCGGCACGAGCTCTCATCGCTCCAACCGAGACCACGCTCCTCGCGCTATTGGAAGAGTATGGACTAGACACCGGCACGGGACTGCTTGTGAGCCTAACAAAGCTTCAAGTCGACCTTGGCGCCTTCGCAATCGCCTGTGAGCCGCAGATCGGCGTCGGCAATCTCGAGGATATCCGGGTACTCTCGGTGGTATCCGTGGAGTCGGTTGAATCAGTACTGAAGGTAATTGCGGGCGGCGAACGCTCGGACATCGAGTTTAAGTCTTCCATGCTGCTCGATGTACGGAGGTACCGGACCGAACCCGGCGAGCCCCTCGAAGCCTACAAGCTTGAGGCCGTCACTCGAACGATGATGAAATCGATCGCTGCCTTTTGCAATACTGGCGGAGGGACATTATTCGTGGGCATCGAGGATGACACCAGTGTCTGTGGCTTGGTCGAGGATTTCGTTCTCGCAAACCCCAACCGGGGGGATTTCGACGGTTGGGATCAATACCTGAGGGGACAGCTCGAATCCCGTTTCTATGATGGCAAGGCCGTGGCCAATTATGTTCGGGTGGTGCCGCTGGAGACTGGGGGGAAGACATTCGTCCGTATTCAGGTTGCGGACCGCGCGAACCTTACCTTCCTGAAGAAGGCCGGCGGTGGCGCCGAACTGTTTGTCCGCTCCGGTACCCGCTCAATCCCGATCGAATTCCAGGAACTCGAAAAACTCTACTCAATAAAGCGACAGTTCTGA
- a CDS encoding Mu transposase C-terminal domain-containing protein encodes MNSQNRIIVPEGAVYFISILDRVLIGGAEYVWVSTDDVGHVFAPKQDRERTEGFTHARFKELLDDGTATVESDFYAEGKAPLRNFYDSMGIRDLAEDKARQAMLHADICNQFIRMREKDRTISLSQVSLERVLPQIEARLKEGKKKRCGTKRIDFDMPCPRHFRRILKTYVESGYRPIALANRCRGPRSRASSVRPCDLQVWMEFAGQFADRRKPKMSVLLRELKAAVDKRNLERQEQGLPLLTAPSRKQFEKLVHGLDPFFVTARREGEAAAREKFRITYQGLDVERPLERVEMDEWRVDLMTLLVHLKVWERMSKIERKAVHRSRLWATVAIDCATRYMLAIKFFATAPNAASAAATLEMAVLDKSRLNFLLGTTAWIGHGTPEHVVTDGGSAFISFEFRCMLAELGIAHSLPPAGVAKLRPYIESLFKSLTVQFLHWFEGRTFSDYIEKGDYDPEENASVCVDELNHTFAVGVQHVYNNQPHAGLAGETPHNAWLRLSRKFGVIPPPSRDIQRHVFGINCSRKIGDKGICILGIHYNSRPLQDLRVKAGQTVVRVRFDRFGLKRISVWNGDGWMTVNSSFDLPDDLSVWEWVGAVKELRRIHADNAERNLSSVYQAINGLRASGDAAAARAELGSSVLTEQRIRGIEREHFRGITVVEDKKAAKADLVPLERPHDPLHAGIDAFPETFGADQEEGADPHDNHRDDQNFLDESTPNQLGGVDDLKFNDE; translated from the coding sequence ATGAATTCACAAAACAGGATCATCGTGCCCGAAGGCGCAGTCTACTTCATCAGCATCCTAGACCGAGTGTTGATCGGGGGTGCCGAATACGTCTGGGTCAGCACCGACGACGTCGGACATGTCTTCGCCCCAAAGCAGGACCGCGAGCGCACCGAGGGCTTCACTCACGCTCGGTTCAAGGAACTGCTGGACGACGGCACCGCCACGGTCGAGAGCGACTTCTATGCTGAGGGTAAGGCACCCCTCCGCAATTTCTACGACTCCATGGGCATCCGCGACCTCGCCGAGGACAAGGCCAGGCAGGCGATGCTTCACGCGGACATCTGCAACCAGTTCATCCGCATGCGGGAGAAGGACAGGACGATTTCCCTGTCTCAGGTGTCGCTCGAGCGCGTGCTGCCTCAGATCGAGGCGCGTCTTAAGGAGGGCAAGAAGAAGCGGTGCGGCACGAAGCGCATCGATTTCGACATGCCGTGTCCAAGGCACTTCCGACGCATCCTCAAGACCTATGTCGAGTCCGGCTACCGGCCGATCGCGCTCGCAAACCGCTGTCGCGGCCCTCGCTCGCGCGCCTCGTCGGTGCGCCCCTGTGACCTCCAGGTCTGGATGGAGTTCGCCGGGCAATTCGCCGACCGAAGAAAGCCGAAGATGTCAGTCCTGCTGCGGGAACTGAAAGCGGCGGTCGATAAGCGCAATCTTGAACGTCAGGAACAAGGCTTGCCGCTGCTCACGGCACCATCCCGGAAGCAGTTCGAGAAGCTCGTCCATGGCCTCGACCCGTTCTTCGTGACCGCCCGCCGCGAGGGCGAGGCCGCCGCGCGCGAGAAGTTCCGCATCACCTATCAGGGACTCGATGTCGAACGCCCGCTCGAGCGGGTCGAGATGGACGAATGGCGAGTGGACCTCATGACGCTGCTCGTCCATCTGAAGGTCTGGGAGCGGATGTCCAAGATCGAGCGCAAGGCCGTCCACCGCTCTCGCCTCTGGGCTACGGTCGCTATCGACTGCGCGACGCGGTACATGCTCGCGATCAAGTTCTTCGCAACGGCGCCGAATGCAGCCTCCGCGGCAGCCACCCTCGAGATGGCGGTTCTCGACAAGTCACGGTTGAATTTCCTCCTAGGCACAACGGCATGGATCGGGCACGGCACGCCCGAGCACGTGGTCACGGACGGCGGGTCTGCGTTCATCTCCTTCGAGTTCCGCTGCATGCTGGCGGAACTCGGCATCGCCCATTCTCTGCCGCCCGCAGGCGTGGCGAAGCTCAGGCCCTACATTGAGTCGCTGTTCAAGAGCCTCACCGTCCAATTCCTGCACTGGTTCGAGGGACGCACCTTCTCCGACTACATCGAGAAGGGCGACTACGATCCGGAGGAGAACGCAAGCGTCTGCGTCGACGAACTGAACCATACCTTCGCTGTCGGGGTCCAGCACGTCTACAACAACCAGCCGCATGCTGGCCTCGCGGGCGAGACCCCACACAACGCTTGGCTACGCCTCAGCCGCAAGTTCGGTGTCATCCCGCCTCCGTCGCGCGACATCCAGCGCCATGTCTTCGGCATCAACTGCAGCCGCAAGATCGGCGACAAGGGCATCTGCATCCTGGGTATCCATTACAACTCCCGCCCTCTCCAGGACCTTCGGGTGAAGGCGGGGCAGACGGTCGTCCGCGTCCGTTTCGACCGGTTCGGTCTGAAGCGGATTTCCGTGTGGAACGGCGATGGCTGGATGACCGTCAACAGCAGCTTCGACCTGCCGGATGACCTGAGCGTCTGGGAATGGGTGGGCGCGGTTAAGGAGCTGCGACGCATCCATGCCGACAACGCCGAGAGGAACCTGTCGTCGGTCTACCAGGCGATCAACGGCCTCCGCGCCTCGGGCGATGCCGCTGCCGCCAGGGCGGAGCTTGGCTCCAGTGTTCTGACAGAGCAGCGCATCAGGGGAATCGAACGCGAGCATTTCCGCGGCATCACGGTTGTCGAGGACAAGAAGGCCGCCAAGGCCGATCTGGTCCCGCTCGAGCGGCCCCATGATCCGTTGCATGCAGGGATCGATGCCTTCCCGGAAACCTTCGGGGCCGACCAGGAGGAAGGCGCTGACCCGCACGACAATCACCGAGACGACCAGAATTTCCTCGACGAAAGCACGCCCAACCAGCTCGGCGGCGTGGACGACCTGAAGTTCAACGACGAGTAG
- a CDS encoding TniQ family protein codes for MRPLPITVPLGIGQTPISFASSLAAANGVPTMRDFCRHVAVDRKGMGRGELRQIKRLARLGDVDPTQLETSWIVRKDGWTFVGGEKLRRQCSLKGFRYCPLCIQDDLSNRAGPRYARPFLRASWMIEAVGTCVIHTTSLVQSRGPVDKYLDDDFAAYVRQHRGEVDRFAAEARPVARSSADAWMHQRLVCHSDPSFLGSLQFHVALRLCEVIGFIELNGVKASARNFEGAALREARERGYRIAAGGVDAIRLFLEKLDTAFWEATHVIGGARLYGPLYRWLQGTMSNPDFDPVRKVIKDHAIDSFPIGPGDVFLGPVEHRRWHSVHSASREYRVHPKRLRKQLEVQGIIGDLAGRSNGRIAFETSAAAGFLTQVSDRVFAPEARRRLQVSAEGFRQLMNEGLVAPLTVRKGGGMHIQYSERQLDEFLKCLAAKAIERNGGETDLVSVQRATSLAGCRFIEVIRLILGRKLDRLELDVSRVGFLALLVCPTEVRKKTVLKNHGGHSLRAVEQRLKTTTNTVRRLVDGGWLPSTDAVNPIKRCTQRVVMPLDIEEFLERYVSLHRLAAASNMQIAALKGQLLAAGIRPAFHLGPGTATFYETSQLASAGPPSLRGRTVR; via the coding sequence ATGAGACCCCTCCCCATCACCGTGCCGCTCGGCATCGGCCAGACACCGATTAGCTTCGCGTCTAGCTTGGCGGCGGCCAACGGCGTCCCTACCATGCGCGATTTCTGCCGGCACGTGGCCGTCGATCGCAAGGGGATGGGGCGCGGCGAGCTCAGGCAGATTAAGCGGCTGGCCCGGCTCGGCGACGTCGATCCTACACAACTCGAAACGAGTTGGATCGTACGCAAGGACGGATGGACGTTCGTCGGCGGCGAAAAGCTGCGGCGGCAATGCTCACTTAAAGGCTTTCGGTATTGCCCTCTGTGCATCCAGGATGACCTTTCGAACCGCGCAGGTCCTCGTTACGCAAGGCCATTCCTGAGGGCCTCCTGGATGATTGAAGCTGTAGGCACCTGCGTGATCCACACGACGAGCCTTGTCCAATCGCGTGGCCCGGTCGACAAATATCTGGATGATGATTTCGCGGCCTACGTCAGACAGCACCGAGGCGAAGTCGATCGGTTCGCTGCGGAAGCCCGGCCCGTAGCGAGGTCGTCCGCCGACGCCTGGATGCATCAACGGCTTGTCTGCCACTCCGACCCCAGCTTCCTGGGGTCGTTGCAGTTCCATGTTGCATTGCGCCTTTGCGAGGTGATCGGCTTCATCGAGCTGAACGGCGTGAAAGCCTCTGCGAGGAATTTCGAGGGGGCTGCGCTCCGTGAAGCGCGAGAACGGGGCTATAGAATCGCCGCCGGCGGCGTGGACGCGATTCGATTGTTCCTAGAAAAGCTCGACACCGCGTTCTGGGAGGCAACGCATGTAATAGGCGGCGCGAGACTCTACGGCCCTCTTTACAGGTGGCTCCAAGGGACGATGAGTAACCCTGATTTTGATCCAGTGCGCAAGGTCATAAAGGATCATGCCATCGACTCATTCCCGATTGGTCCTGGCGACGTTTTCCTCGGTCCTGTGGAACATCGACGCTGGCATTCGGTGCACTCGGCCTCGCGAGAGTACCGCGTTCATCCTAAGCGCCTGCGGAAACAGCTGGAAGTCCAAGGCATCATCGGAGACCTCGCGGGCCGTTCCAATGGACGGATTGCATTTGAGACGTCGGCGGCGGCTGGGTTCCTCACCCAGGTCTCAGACAGGGTTTTCGCACCGGAGGCGCGCCGACGGCTGCAAGTCAGCGCGGAGGGGTTCCGGCAGCTCATGAACGAGGGTTTGGTTGCGCCTTTGACAGTCCGGAAAGGCGGCGGCATGCATATCCAATATTCGGAAAGGCAGCTCGACGAGTTTCTGAAGTGCCTTGCGGCTAAAGCAATCGAAAGAAACGGTGGGGAAACAGACCTCGTCTCGGTGCAGCGTGCTACGTCGCTGGCGGGCTGCAGATTCATAGAGGTCATCCGTCTCATTCTTGGGCGCAAGCTAGACCGCCTGGAGCTTGACGTCAGCCGGGTCGGTTTCCTCGCCCTGTTGGTTTGCCCAACCGAAGTGCGCAAGAAGACGGTTCTGAAGAACCATGGCGGCCACAGCCTAAGGGCGGTCGAGCAGAGACTGAAGACCACCACAAACACAGTTCGCCGCCTGGTGGACGGTGGATGGCTTCCATCGACGGATGCTGTAAATCCGATCAAACGCTGCACGCAACGCGTGGTGATGCCTCTCGATATCGAAGAGTTCTTGGAGCGGTACGTCTCTCTCCACAGACTCGCAGCCGCGAGCAACATGCAGATCGCTGCGCTGAAAGGACAATTGCTGGCGGCAGGTATCCGTCCCGCGTTCCATCTGGGGCCAGGCACCGCGACGTTTTATGAGACATCGCAGCTCGCGTCGGCAGGGCCGCCTTCCCTTCGGGGGCGAACGGTCAGATAG